Within the Nicotiana tabacum cultivar K326 chromosome 11, ASM71507v2, whole genome shotgun sequence genome, the region TATGGTCTTGATATCCGTGGGCAAGGCGTAAGATCTATGGAGGAAATTCAATCAGAATTGGATGAACTGCAGAGCAAAAGGTATATTATTCTTCCTGTCTGCTAAAgtgcttctttcttcttcttttctgtaTGTTAGACCAAATTTGATAAACTCTTGTATTTGTATTTTTAATAGCTAGGGGAGTCAGCACCTAAATTGTAATAATACAAAATTATGCCTTAGACTGTAACTTTTATCACTGTCCTATAACTGACAACCAGGGAAAATTTGTCTTCGGAAGTGGAGAAGCTGAAAGATGATCGGAGGTACATGGAAAATGAGTTTTCAAGTTTCCAATTGAGATGGTTTACTGTAAGGGAAGAGAAGGCGCAAGCAGCAAACAAATTGAACAATGTTAAAAGGGCAGAAGAGGAATTGGATGACTTGGTGGAGCAGAAAAATAAAGTTGAGCTTGAAGAGAAGGTAATCCTTTCACAGTTTTGATTAGGTTCATGGTTATCATAGTTGCATTTAGCTAGCCAATAGCATAGATTCAAATGTTTAGTGGTTGTAGTCTTCTTCTTTAATTCGTTCTTTTAAAGGCTGAGTTGTTTTGCTCCCTAACATGTATTTGTTTTCATGGAATCTCTTAAAAGAGCAGTGTACTGAGAGTTATGTGAAAATAGCACCTGTGATCCCTCACCTCTACAACGTGCTCCACATTTGTTCCTTGTGTATCAAACCTTGCTAGCACTCATGACACCTTAAAACTGATATGCTTTTGGTTAAAAAAGTAACTGAGAGAAGGGCTCACGTCACATACATCCATAACCATTACCTAAATTCAGAGAGAAGCCTGATGCTTGGAGCCTTCTCTCCCCTTATCTGCCACTTGTCTTGCCCACTTTGGTAACCTAGCATCCTTTCAATACCAAGTAAAAATCCAGATCTGTTCTAAAGTGAgaaacctttttttttcttttgataagtcAAGTATCATTTTGTTGATGCCATACTAAGTGTGTCGATATTTACAACAAATGAGAATGGCTCAACCAGCATTGCCTATCATAGTCTCCATGTTGGAGATTGAACCTTATGCTGGAAGAAGAAACAATGTTTTAGATTTTCTGCGATACATGGATTTTACTTATGTAGTTCATGAATTAGTTTATTGGCTTGTACATGTACTAGGAAAAAGCAGAGTTGTAGAACTGATTATGAAACATGTACTAGACTAGGTACATGTTAGAGGAGTACCTGGTATGTTGTATGGCCAACTTATTTTTTTCTGTTTGCTGATAATGTTGTATAGTCAATTTATTTGAGTCAAGTTGAGACTTGAGAGAAGTAATAGAAGTATATTTTTCTCCACTTGTCTTCAAGAGAAAATGTGTGATTGAGTGCTATTCCTCCCCGGATTTCCAACATCTATTTATCTAGGAGGTTTGCCTTTTTATAAGAGTGTAAAATCATAGACATCAAGCCTCCCAAAAGTCTAACCAGCTTTCTGCAAAAAATTCCATTTTACACCAAGAgtataaagaaattaaagagaaCTCTTGACCCTCGATTTTGGACTTTCTACTCCGTCAAAAGTTCGTTCCTTTCACAGGACCGAAAATATGCAAAAAGGTGCcgtcttcccccccccccccccccctcttttcaGACGATCTCGAGCTCCACCCTGCCATCATTTCCGCTACTTTTCTAGGGTGCACCAACTTGATGTTTGAATGTTGTAAATAGCAAGGCCCACATTCTCTAGAAAACTTGCAATATAAAAGATGATCCATATCCGCTACAGTTTGGTTGGAAAGAAACTCCAGATGCTTTGAAAATTCAGCGAAAACTGAACATAAGATCAAAATGAAtagtatatttttctttcatttctggtGTAAAGAAGCTTAGTTCAAGATGTAGAGTCCTTAGTTGATTCATTGAGTCCTTGTAACTGACACAAGACTTGTCTTTTGCTTGTTTTTTTACCTTTTTGGATGTCTTATAACTAGGGCTTGTTTCTCTTAGCACTATCTTTGTGCTGAGAcctaccttttttttttaatcctaATGAAATATGTTACCATCTAAAAAAGCGATGATCCATATCGTGCCTATGCTTTTTTGACATGCAACACCAACATACCAAGTAAAAAAATGTTACCTTCTTCAGCATGCTAGTTCTCCATATATATAACTAGATGTATTAAAAAAGAAAACCCTAACATCTAAATCGTGCTAAAAGATTCTTATTTCGTTCGATTCTCATTATTTTACAAGAGGAAATGCAATTCTCTTTAAAGTGAAAAAAGCAAAAACTAAGAAATTAacatttttattttacaaaaggAAATGCATTATCTTTAAAGTGAGAAAAGCAAGAACTAAGAAATTAACTTTTCTTAAAATAAGAAGGCCAAATAAGAATGTTAAAATCTTTTGAAATGTAAACCACAAAATGTATGAAATATACACAATAAGACATGGCTGGGCATTAACTATAATGCCCAGCCATTGTTGTCATAATTTTTCCATTTGGGCATCAATTTCCTCTATGTAAGTTAAGAAAATGGATATTGGACCTAACTCAACCCTAAAAGTTAGCTCATAAGGTGAGGATTATCCAAGACCATATAAGAAGACCAATTACCCATCCCACAACTAATGTGGGACTGCTGGCGATCTGAAAGGAGcaaaaaaaatcatgaaaaagtCGCCGGAAAGCTGGCTACTCGCCGGCGCGTGAGATCTACGCGTCGTCGGAGTCAGAGTTGTTGACGGCGCGTGGAGAGGTCCTTCCCGGAGCTGCTTACTGGGGTTTTTTGCGCCGTCGCCTGAGGAAGCTTGTAGTGGTGTTAGTTTTTCCACACTACTAGTGTATAATTTTTTTTGATGCATAAAGCCACCGCGAGGGAGAAAAAACTCGACTACTTCAAACAACTGGAACCCTATAGTGCTGCTGAGGAAGGAAACTCACCTCAAAACTGCAGCAGAGGCTCTGATATCCACAATGTTTTGCTAATATATTTGTTTGGTGTGATGCATTTGTGGTTAATGGATGTTACAGGACAACTACAATTCTGCATGGAGAATGTGTGCTTGATTATTCTGGCTTCTGTCCTTCGAAAAGGAAAGCATTAAGGAGATGTCAGAAATATACTATGAATTTTCTAGTCTGTCATGATAGTTTTGGTCCTGTGTGCTTGATAAAATCCTTGGAGGATCCTTGGACAAACTTGGTCCATTTCCACATCCTTTGGTGCTTGCCATTTTGCAACTCGGAGTAGTTTGCAACTTTATTCTTTGGGAATTATGAAGTCCTTTGTGCATGTGCCAGGTCGAAAAGCACTTTATGGTTGAAAAAAGATCTGTGCTCTTAGAAATTTCGTTTCACATAAGTTGATTTCAGACAGACTTTATTCATAATTGTATTTTTGTTGGTTTCTTGTTAATTGATCCAACCCATTTCAGGCCTATCTTTGATGTTGTTACATGAACCTACTACTTTTTAAAACTAGAAACAGTATGGATTCCTAGTCCACATTGCATTTGTTTATAATTGTGAACTTCAGCATCTTGCAGAGGCTGTTGGTCCCTTGTCGAAGGAAAAGGACAAGCACTTTAGGGACTACCAAAATCTGAAAACAAAACTTAGCAAGGAGTTGGAAGAGCAGGCAGAAATTAGAAGACATTATCAACAGGATGTAGATGAACTTAAGAAGATTACCTCCAAAATTAGAGAGTATGTCCAATACATTAGATGAAATGAAGATTACTCTTTAATCGGTGATATTGAAATTAGTTTTGTGCTGCAGGTATTATGAgttaaagaaagaacaaaaattgAATGAACTGCAGGACAAGCGAAGCCTGTCAGAATCTCAGCTTCAAAATTGTGAGTCCAGAAAGCAAGAGATTTCAGCTGAAGTGGCAAAAAGTAAGGCTTTAATGCAGAACCAGGACAATTTGAGACGCAACATTGAGGATAACTTGAACTATAGGAAAACTAAGGCCGATGTTGATAAGCTCACCTGTGAGATTGAATTACTGGAAGATAAAGTGCTGAAGATGGGTGGCCTCTCCACTATTGAGGCTGAGCTTAAAAGGCTTTCACATGAAAGAGAGAAGCTACTTTCTGAGGTATGAATTGATCTCTTCGTGAATGAATTCGGAAATCAGTTTTAGTATAAATAACCGACAGACATCATTTGCTACCTTTTGACTTTAGATGGATGTGTTACGCTCAGGAATTTTTCTCTTCTTGCTTCCATATGACTTTCAGAAAAGGTTGGAAAATATACAAGCTTAATCATGATGGAGAATTCAACTTTAAAGGTCTATAATCTGGTCTAGTTAATTTAAATCTTCTAGCTGCAGCAGTAGTGTGTCTGAAAGTGGATTCTTTCTAGGCACAGTTGAGCTTCGGCAACGTGGATTAGAAACAAGTTCAAAGTAGTTTATCACGCATTATCATCAAATAACTTGCATCAGCTACATAGTGAGTGCTGTAGTTTTTATTCGACATTTCTCTTGGATACTTTTCCTTGATTCCTTGGTGGTTGTCATTCCTCTTGACTGTTCACTCACACTTTCATTGTTTTGATATTCCTTCCTTTCAGTAAAGCACTGTACGTGTTTAGATTCAAATCAAACCTCTGTATGTGGCAATCTATTGACCTTTGAATTTACATGGTTTATCTTATTGCAGTTAAACAAGTGTCATGGTACCCTATCTGTTTATCAAAGCAGCATTTCCAAGAACAAAGTTGATCTTAAGCAGCCACAGTACAAGGATATTGACAAACGCTATTTTGATCAGCTAATCCAGCTGAAGGTAATATCTTAGTCCATTGGTGCAACTATGAAGCTAATTGCTTAGTTATTTATGGCATTAGAGTATCTAATCGTGTCATTAATGTACTTTTGGACAGACTACGGAGATGGCAAACAAGGATCTGGACAGATATTACAATGCCCTTGACAAATGAGCTCTTTGTACTTTAGCTATTAGATTCTTTCTGTACTTGATGTAAGTTTACGTGCATTCTCGCAAACAGCACGTGGTTCTAGCACTCAAACATTTTTCTTCTAACTTGTTGAAGAATATTCAAGACTATAGTAATTGGAGTAGTTCAAATATGTTTTGTTTTCACGAATGGAGCACatattttttcaataattttttcttaaaaaaatttctgttattaccatttttagtGTTAGTGAGTTAAAAATTTAAGGGAGATGGCATTAGTGTAGACTTGTTTACGCTTTGTTGAATCATTTACCGCTTTTTCTTAGTACTGAGGAGCAGAAGAAGAGAATGTTTTGCTACATTGCTATCCACCcgtcctttcttttcttcttttggataACCAAGAAATCTCCGAGGTTCAGCTAGCGCACGGTTCTAAACACAATGGATAATGGACCTGCCCTACTCTTTCTACTTAAATACTGGGCATTTGTGTGTATCATGGTTCGATCTCATGACATGCACCTAATACACAAATCATGAGCTGCACTTTTACCACAGACCAAAACCTTGAGGGCGCTACCCTTGTGTCTTTTCTTCGTTTAAAGAAAGGACTTCATTCAAAAAGGTAGGTTTGAAATATATACCCAAGTTATATCAATCATCTTTTTATTCATTTTGAAGTCAGCCATCAGATATGAAGCCTTATCTTCGATATTTTGGGTATCTACTAGTGCATGCCAAGTTCTGCTTTTGAGTTTATATTTGCTTGGCAGAGGAAAGCCATTGTTAAACATTCTTACTGCATAAGGAACACCATACCTTCCGTGGTGTGGTGGATCATTTGGAATTAAAAAAATGCTAGAATTTTGAGGATAGAACAAACTCTATACTTAGACTTAAAACGCAATTGTATTTTATTGCTTTAAACCCCAACATACTTGAGGCAATAACAAAGCAATTCATTCTCAAATCTCTTTACAGGTCCTACTCTTTACATGCAGCTCCCTAGGTCATGTAACGTTAGTTTCCTAGACCAACGTTGTACAAAATTTAAGTATCCAATTTTTTCGAGCTcccttcccttttctttttgaaaaaattgTGTCTTATCCAGACGATGACCATTTTTGTATGTTGTACTCTTTTCAGGCGTCTCCTGTACTTGATCAAATGTGGAATTAAATACTTTCAATGTTCTATTTGGTTTCTCTTGTTTCAGAGCACTGATGCGCTTCCATACAATGAAAATGGAAGAGATAAATAAGATTATCAGGGAACTGTGGCAGCAGACTTACAGGGGCCAGGACATAGATTACATAAGCATTCATTCAGATTCCGAAGGTTCTGGTACTCGATCCTACAGCTATAGGGTACTAAACTATCTTTAAAGCCTGCTATGTCGTGTTTTCTTTATCAGCTGAAAGAATTTAATATGTGATGGTATTTGAGAAGGTGGGATGAATAGAAGTAGTTCTAATGTGAAAGATATTTTCCTATGTATACTCAAACATGGTAAAAGCTGTAAAGAATAAATCCAATTAAAATCCACCTTGTGGCGGCAAGTGCAAAGTGTACATTGAAATTAATCTTGATGTATAAGTACTAAATCCCCATATATtaggtattttatttttttggtgaaTTGTGAGCTTCACGCTTAAAGCCCCTGAATGTTTGTTTGACTTCTttcacttttcctttttttaaaaatgctTGTGATTCACAGGTTTTGATGCAAACCGGTGATACTGAGCTAGAGATGCGAGGGAGGTGTAGTGCTGGCCAAAAGGTGATCAatcatctcatttttcattttttctttaacGTGTTCAATTAATTTATATGCCAATAAAAGCTTTGGTTTGACGATGTCCTTTCCCTTTGCTTTGCCTCCTACCACCTCCCTCCcccataaaaaagaaaagaaacttttAGTGGACTCTTTTTCAGCTGTTTACTGAAAGCTTTGTTATTCTTCAGGTCCTTGCATCACTTATTATAAGATTGGCATTGGCTGAAACGTTTTGTCTCAACTGCGGAATTCTAGCACTGGATGAACCAACCACAAACCTAGATGGCCCCAACAGTGAGAGTCTTGCAGCAGCTCTCTTAAGGTATGTGGTTGGTGTTCATTTATTAATTGTGAGCTCTTTTTCAATATAGATTCTTTAGAGTTGCCTCTTTGTTTCTTCGATATCACCAGAATTATGGAGGACAGGAAAGGTCAAGAAAACTTCCAATTAATTGTCATTACACATGACGAGCGCTTTGCTCAATATATTGGCCAGCGCCAGCATGCAGAAAAGTATTATCGCATCACAAAAGATGACCAGTAAGTCTCAGTGGTTACCATTCCCTTCTTGATCTATGACACTTTTTGTCAGTATCCTGCATCTTTTAACacctccccccacccccacccccacccccaccccacccaccCAATTTTTTTCAGCCAGCACAGCATAATTGAAGCTCAGGAAATATTTGATTGAAATCACAAGGGTTTCAGCCTCTGGCAGTGATTATTCGTTAGACACTTCATGCTTGACTTAGTACATACTGATAAACTACTAGTCCAGTATACGGAAACTGAATAGAACAATCTCATTTTTCCATGGATATATATTTAATCTGCTCTTTCTTGTATTATGTACTCTGTAAATTATCTAATGTAAAATGATTTATGCTGAGCCACTTTTCATTGAATTTCCTCACATTCTGGTTTCTGACTTTCTGTGGATCGTAAGCAAGAAACTGAAACAAGCTGGTACCTAATGTATCAGAAGGGGTGAGTCGACTCTTGTTTATCCAAGGCTAAAAAAGAGAAGTGCAGTATTTGTGAAGAAAGTTTATTAATTAAAGAGATAGATATGTTCATTACCATGTAATTCCATTGGCCTGCCAATCTAAAGTTTAATCCTCTAATAGGTCACTTTAAATATATATCTGACTTTAGTGCATATCTGACGCTACTTGTCAGTTTACAAGACTCGGATCGTTCCATGTTTGATGCATCTATAATTTATTGTGCGTCCAGATTGTTTCCTCTTTAGTGCTGTACATGTGACATCCAATAGACTAATATgctgagtcgagggtctattggaaacggCCTCTTCATATCCACAAGGTAGGAGTAAGATTTACGTACACACTACCTTTTCCAGACCGcactatgtgggattatactgggtatgttgtcgTTGTTTAGTGTTGTACATGTGACATCCAGTAGACCAGTATGATGAGTTTGAATAGGTTTCACCTGATAGCGGTTACACTATTTAGTGCAGTGGCAGACTCCGAATTTTTTAGTCGTGATTGCTCAACCGCCTTAAATTtcagaggaatactttttagcaCCAATATCTTTGTATGTCATTAGTAGCTTCCACTATAAAAATGTAGTGTTTAGGTTCTCCATTGATCTAATGTATTGTAAACTAAACCAGGCACCATGTTTTCCTGACGAAACTAATTTTAGGTGTTTTTTCCCTTTAtttgaaaaagatgaaataaATTTCTTAAAATCTTTCCTAAGATACATGGCTCAAATCAATTAGATATTGGCACTTTCCTCAGCGGGAGTTGAAGAAAGGCCTTTTAAGTTCGGTTTTTCGATATCACGGGTAGTCCACTTATATCGTAAGATAAGTATGGCTACCTTCAAGTCGATCTTTGAGAGATGTATCTCTACTACGATGTTCAGTCTATTTGTAGTGAATTAACTACACCTTTTCACAAGCCATTACATACGGTCTGATGCTTTTGAAGTTTGCTCGTAtctacatttttaataaattatGAACTCCGCAAAATGATCAACTGTCAACGTCTAAGAGAATATCGTTCACTTTTTATGGGTATGCGTAGAAGTGATTAGTCATATATAAGAGACAGAGCATTGCTTGCATTACTAAAGATACAAGAAATGAAAACAACATACATTCGTGGTACTCATTTTGGACATTACAATCTTGGTAAAGTTTAAGAAGAGGCCAGTTACGAACTGCCTTGCAAGACAAAAATCCAATAACCTACAGCACCAAGTGCAGAATAAAGAggaaaaccattatttgtttttcttctgaATTGAGTTTAACTCGTAGAGAAATTTTTTTCTTCCATCAAAAGTAAAGAAACAAACCAAGAAACGCGATAACAGTTGTGATGCACACTGTGAATTTAGTCCTTGTACTTCATCTCGGACAACTTGAAGCCGGGCATGTCAAAAGAGGATGAGAATTTCTCGACGTCAGCCTTGAGTTCTTCAATTTCCTTGTTATTAACAAGACCCTTGTTGAAATCCTTCAAAAGCTTTCCGTACTCCTTCTGGATGTTCAAGGTGATGGTAACGGCCCTGTGGAGGAACTCGGCAATCTGCTCGAAGTCCTTCTCAACCAATCCCCTTGATGTCATTGCAGGAGTACCTGCAAATGGGAACTTCAATTAGTTAAATAGATTATGCATTGAAATagattcttcttcttttctttttttatattatgtGAAAGAAGAAGAGTTCTGGGGGATTTCAAGTTTCAACTAAGGCAAGACTACGGATTCTCTCTGAAATTCGAAGGCTTGGCTTCTGCTTTTGGATAGGCACTAAAGACGGTACAAGTAGAAAAACATAAGTGCCAAAGTAAATTTAAGGTGGCTTTCATATTAGTGTCTTATTCCATGTCATTTGAgcttttcttttttcctattcTAATCACCTTATTGACACACTAAGAAGTAGGTCTACATTATAATCCAACATTTTATGGAACATGGAACCCGATCATATACTCAGAAGGAAAACATTTCTCACTGACCTTGATATCAAGCTCAAGATATTGAAAAGGAAACATACAATATGCTTCAAGTCACTTTTTAACTAATCAGATTTACTAGAAGTTCAACATAAAACTTACCAATACGAACACCTCCTGGGGCCAAAGCACTGCTGTCACCGAAAACAGCATTCTTGTTAACAGTAATGTTGGCAAGGTCACAAAGCTTCTCAACCTTGTTACCTGCAAAAAACAAAATGGTTCATTTGCATAATCACTGTTTAAATGGTTAGAAGACTTCTCCGAGATGATTTAGAATAAAAAGAACTCTTACCAGTCAAACCAAGAGGCCTAAGATCCCAAAGGACAAGGTGGTTCTCAGTCCCACCAGTTACAAGCTTGTATCCTTTGTTCATGAGGTAGTTACCAAGAGCAACTGCATTGGCCTTCACTTGCTTAGCATAAGCCTTAAAACCAGGAGTTGCGGCCTGTTTCAGGGCAACAGCAAGAGCACCAATTTGGTGGTTGTGAGGACCACCCTGGAGCGAGGGGAAAACAGCAAAGTTAATCTTGTCTTCAAAGTCATAGACCGCATCCTCAGGCTGGCCTTTCTTTGGTGGCTTAGGGCCCTTGCGGTAGAAAATCATACCGGCCCTTGGACCCCTCAAGCTCTTGTGAGTGGTGGTAGTGACCAAGTCACAATATTCAAACGGATCCGCAGCTTCCTGTGTCCACAAATAACAAGATTCAGCTTGAAGCACAACAAGACCTAGATCTCGGATTGCATCAATTAAAACGGATGCTAACAATCCACATCAAATCCAAGTGTGGTATCAGAACTGATATCTCAAGAAAAGTTGAACTCATTGGTCCGCATTAAGCCTCATAATGCTCATCATGTAAAGAGAAATTGAGACACTAGTTGATCCAATTCTAGTTCCCACATCTTAAATCTTTTCCTCACTCTAGATCCACTTGTTTGAGAAAAAAATCTTTATAAACTTCACATGAAATTATTTTAATGAATAATTAATCAAAATGAACACAGATCACAATGCACGTCAGCCAGATCTATAATATTTTTAGGCACTTTACGCAAGCAAGTACACGGATCTAGGATTTGAACTTTATGCATTTTTAATTCTAGGATAACGAACTCAAGTGCTAGTAAAATTGGGTTCTaaattcaaattttgtacatattcagtaAGAAACTTAACACATACATCGAGTAAAACAATGTGTTCAATCAAAATGAACACATAGATCACAAAGCATGGCACCCAGAT harbors:
- the LOC142166448 gene encoding DNA repair protein RAD50-like — translated: MRFHTMKMEEINKIIRELWQQTYRGQDIDYISIHSDSEGSGTRSYSYRVLMQTGDTELEMRGRCSAGQKVLASLIIRLALAETFCLNCGILALDEPTTNLDGPNSESLAAALLRIMEDRKGQENFQLIVITHDERFAQYIGQRQHAEKYYRITKDDHQHSIIEAQEIFD
- the LOC107761184 gene encoding serine hydroxymethyltransferase 4 — translated: MDPVSVWGNEPLSAVDPEIHDLIEKEKRRQSRGIELIASENFTSFAVIEALGSALTNKYSEGIPGNRYYGGNEYIDIIENLTRSRALTAFHLDPTKWGVNVQPYSGSPANFAAYTAVLNPHDRIMGLDLPSGGHLTHGYYTSGGKKISATSIYFESLPYKVNSTNGYIDYDRLEEKALDFRPKLIICGGSAYPRDWDYKRFREIADKCGALLLCDMAHISGLVAAQEAADPFEYCDLVTTTTHKSLRGPRAGMIFYRKGPKPPKKGQPEDAVYDFEDKINFAVFPSLQGGPHNHQIGALAVALKQAATPGFKAYAKQVKANAVALGNYLMNKGYKLVTGGTENHLVLWDLRPLGLTGNKVEKLCDLANITVNKNAVFGDSSALAPGGVRIGTPAMTSRGLVEKDFEQIAEFLHRAVTITLNIQKEYGKLLKDFNKGLVNNKEIEELKADVEKFSSSFDMPGFKLSEMKYKD